The sequence CGCCATCAGGCGGAAGCGTCGTGGGACGGCCCTGGCAACCTGCTGGACGCGGCCGGCGTGGCCCTGGACCCCCAGACGCGGGGCCGGGGGCCGCTGGTGGTGTTCGGCGGTGACATCTTCGACGCCCGCACCGTGACCAAGGTCCACAGCACTGCCGTAGATGCCTTCGGCGGGTATCCCGGCCCCATTGGGCGCATAGACCGGCTGGAGGGCCACAGCCACGTGCGCTACTTCGCCCGTCCGGAAGAGCGTCCGGTGTACCGACCTGCCGCGCTCAGCGCCCGCGTGGAAATTCTGTACGCCTACGCCGGCTGGGCAGGCGAAGGCTTTGCCGAGGCCCTCGCCCGCGCCGACGGCCTGGTCATTGCAGCGCTGGGCGCCGGCAACCTGCCCGCCGAGCTGCTGCCGCTGGTGGCCGGAGCGCAGGGCAGCGGCAAGCCCATCGTCATTGCCACGCGCACCGACGCGGGCGCTGTGATTCCGGCTTACGGCTACGCGGGAGGCGGCGCAACACTGCAGGCCGCCGGAGCCATTCCGGCCAGCTTCCTGAACGCCCACAAGGCGCGCATTCTGCTGCTGGTGCTGCTCAGCTTAGGCTGGTCACGCGGGCAAATCGCTGACGCATTTTCTGCAGGAAGCCTTTAGCCTTGCAGCCGCAGTCCTCGGGGGCGTCGGCCAGCAGGGCGTCCACGGAGATATCCAGGCCTTTACGCAGGTCTTCGGGCAGCGCCTGCTCGAACTGAATACTGCCGGCCGGCTCGCTGAACTGCCGCAGCAGCAGGCAGCGGGCCTCTTCGCCGCAGCGCAGCGGGCGGCCGTTCACGAATACGGCCTGTACGCGTTCGTTGCTCAGGTGCAGGCACATGCGGGCCTCGCTCGCCAGGTTCTTCAGGGCGAGGATGCCGGTCTGGGCCTTGACGCTGCTCAGCGCCTGCGAAAAGTCCTGGTTGTGGAAGTTGCCAGCTAGGGTCATGTGAAGCCTCCTGAAGGGTCGAATTCAAGAATAGTCAGCCACTGGCCTGGTTCTGGAACCGTTCCACAACTCCACCCCCCTGGGTCGGCCCGCCGCTGCGGTGTACTTTTTCTTAATTCTGACTAAAGAATATTCATCCTTATAACGAATCTGTGTAACGCAAAGTACACAGCTGGCATTCATTTCCATGACATTCCAGACGTCACGGTGCAGAAAGTTTGCTGGCATTCTCGTGTGGCTTCCGGCGTTTGGGAGAGATGCAGTTTGTAAGAAAAGGCCATTGTTCTTGTCAGAATTGAAGCAATTTGTGCCGTTCTGATAGCGGTCTGTCAGGCTCCAGCTGCTGGCAGAGTCAGGCTGTACACCCGCTGCGCGTTGTGGGTGGTCTGGGCTTCTAACTCGGCGGGGTCTAGACCGCGCAGGGCCGCCACGAACTCCAGCGTGTGCCGCACGTAGCCGGGGCGGTTGGGCTTGCCCCGTTTCGGCACCGGAGCCAGAAAGGGAGCGTCCGTTTCCAGCAGCAGGCGGTCCAGGGGCACCTCACGGGCGGCGGCCTGAATCTCGGGGGCGTTTTTGTACGTCACGTTGCCGGCAAAGCTGAAGTGGTGCCCCTGCTCCAGCCCGTAGGCCAGCAAGTCGCGGTTCCCTGAAAAGCAGTGCAGAATCAGCCGCACATGCTCCCAGTGCGGCAGCACGTCCAGCAATCCCCGGTGGGCACTGTCCTCGCCCCGTTTGTCGCGCACGTGAATCACCAGCGGCTTGCCGGTGCGGCCGGCCAGGTCCAGCTGCCATTCCAGGGCCGCCAGCTGCTGCGGGCGCTGTCCCGCGTCCCAGTAGTCGTCCAGCCCGCTTTCCCCGATACCGACCACGCGGGGATGCTCCGCCAGCCGCTCCAGCTCGGCTCGGTGCTCCGGGGTGTCGTCTTCGGTGCCGGTGGGGTGAATACCGACGGTGGCCCAGACATCGGGGAACTGCTCGGCCAGGGCCACGGCGCTGCGGGCGTGCTGGATGCCGGCCCCGATACAGACCATGCCGCTCAGGCCCAGTTCGCCGCGTGCCGATGCGGGGGCGTCCAGGTAGTCGAGGTGGCAGTGGGTATCAATCATGCCAGGCAGCATGACACGCCGCTGCCGGGCAAAGTGGCCGGTCAGGGGGAGAGGTCCCGCAAAAGGGAGGGCCTTCCATCCAGCAACCGTGAACGCGGCCAGGCCATCTGAGTTAATCTGACTTGCAACCCCCCGACTGGGAAGCAGTGAACCCCTACATTCTGTCCGCAGCCTGCGAGCTGCCCCGCTGTGCCCAGACCGGGTGCGGCGGTAAGTCCGCCCCGTGAGGCGGCGATGGAGGCCCTATGAACAGCAGCGCACCTCTGTACGAGGGCAAGGCCAAAAAGGTCTTTGCCACTGAGAACCCCGCCGAGTACATCGTCCAGTACAAGGACGACGCCACCGCCTTCAACGCCCAGAAGCGCGGCGAGTGGGCCGGCAAGGGAGCTACCAACAACGCGATTACCGCGCACCTGTTTCCTCTGCTGGAAGCTGCCGGTATCCCCACGCACTTTATTGAGCAGCTCTCCGACACCGAGCAGCGCGTGAAGGCCGTGACCATCGTGCCGGTAGAAGTAATCGTGCGGAACATTGCCGCCGGAAGCTTCAGCAAGCGCCTGGGCGTGGAAGAAGGCGAGAAACTCAGCCGCCCCGTGGTGGAGTACTGCTACAAGTCCGACGCGCTGGGCGACCCGCTGATTAACACCGACACCGCTTTAGCCCTCGGTTGGGCCAGCGAAGAAGACCTGACCCGTATCCGCGAGCTGGCGCTGAAAGTGCGTGACTTCCTGGTGCCCTACTTCGAGAAGCGGGGCGTGACCCTGGTGGACTTCAAGTTGGAATTCGGCAAGCTGCCGGGCGGTGAAATCGTGCTGGCCGACGAAATCAGCCCCGATACCTGCCGCTTCTGGGACGCTCAGACCGGCGAAAAGCTCGACAAGGACCGCTTCCGCCGCGACCTGGGTGGAGAAGCCGAGGCCTACGCCGAGATGCTGCGGCGCGTGACCAGCGAGGTCTAAGGGGCCAGGAGGCAAAGGGTCTAAGAAAGTTGGTTAACCCATTTTCTAGACCCTTGGCTTATTTCAAAGCCATACCAATGACCGCCCCAGCAGCTTTGACCCTTAGACCTCTCGACCCTTAGACAATCTCCGAAGGAGTCCCAAATGCCTCAATACAACGCCAAAGTTTACGTGACCCTCAAGCCTTCTATCCTCGACCCACAGGGCCGCACGGTGGAGCGCGCGCTCTCGCACCTGGGCCAGAGCAACGTGAGCGGCGTGCGTGTGGGCAAGTATATCGAGCTGCAACTGACCGGCGAGCGCGGCGACGTGGAAGCCCAGCTCAAGGACATGGCCGAGAACGTGCTGAGCAACCCCATCATGGAAGACGTGAAGTGGGAAGTGGAGGAGGCCGCGCAGTGAAAACTGCCGTCGTTCAATTCCCCGGCTCCAACTGCGACACCGACGCTTTGGAAGCCGCCAAGTTGCTGCTGGACAAGGACGCCGAGTTCGTCTGGCACACCGAAACCGAGCTGCCGGAAGGCACCGAACTGGTGTTCATTCCTGGGGGCTTCAGCTACGGCGACCACCTCCGCAGCGGCGCGATTGCCGCCCGCAGCCCCATCATGAATGCCGTCAAGGCCCACGCTGAAGCGGGCGGTTGCGTGCTGGGCGTGTGCAACGGCTTTCAGGTACTGACCGAAAGTGGCCTGTTGCCCGGAGCACTCAGCCGCAACCGTGACCTGCACTTCCACTGCGCTCCCGTGCATCTGGTGGTGGAAAACGCCGACACCGACTTCAGCCGCGCCTACGAGAAGGGACAGGTCATCGAAATCCCTATCGCGCACGGCGAAGGCAACTTCTACGCCGATGCCGAAACCATTGGCCGCCTGGAAACCGAGGGCCGCGTGGTGTTCCGCTACAAGGACAACCCCAACGGCAGCCTCAACGACATCGCGGGCATCGTGAACGAAGGCGGCAACGTGCTGGGCATGATGCCCCACCCCGAGCGGGCCGTGGAACTGCTGCTGGGCAGTGAGGATGGTCGGGGCGTGTTCGAGTCGCTGAAGCGCAGGAAGTAACCGAAAAGCGGGCGTGGAAAGACTGGCGCTCTCTCTCGCTGTGGCTCTGTTTTGCGTCTGACGGCGCCCGCCCACACAGGCGAAGCGCGGGGTCAGTTCAGAACCTTTTTTACCTTTCCAGTTTGATGACCTGGTTCCCGGCGGCTGTAACGTGAAGCCAAGACGCTCGGGGACATTTCGAAACAACAGATTCTCAGGAGTTCCCATGACTCAAGCAACCCTCCGTGACCAAGCCGCCACCTTCGGCCTTTCTACCGAAGAATTTGACATCCTCGTCGAGCGCATCGGGCGCGAACCTAATGCGCTGGAAGCCGCCATCGTGGGCGCGATGTGGTCCGAGCACTGTGGCTACAAGAACAGCCGTCCCCTCTTCAAAGTGTTTCCCACCGAAGGCCCACAGGTGCTGCAAGGCCCCGGCGAGAACGCGGGCGTGATTGACATTGGCGAGGGCTACGGCGTGGCCTTCAAGATGGAATCACACAACCACCCCTCCGCCGTGGAACCCGTGCAGGGCGCAGCGACGGGCGTAGGCGGCATCCTGCGCGACATCTTTGCGATGGGCGCTCGGCCCTTTGCGGTGCTGGACAGCCTGCGCTTTGGCGACCCCGAAAGCCCCCGCACCCGTTTCCTGTTGAATGGTGTGGTGGACGGCATTTCGCACTATGGCAACGCCATCGGCGTGCCCACAGTAGGCGGCGAAACCATCTTCCACCCCAGCTATCAGGAAAACCCGCTGGTGAACGTGATGGCGCTGGGGCTGCTGCGCCACGAAGACCTCGCCAAAGGCACGATGGGCGAAGTGGGCAACCAGATTATTTACGTCGGTTCCAAGACGGGCCGCGACGGTCTGGGTGGGGCCGTGTTCTCCAGCGCCGACCTGAGCGCCGCCAGTCAAGCAGACCGCCCCGCCGTGCAGGTGGGCGACCCCTTCATGGAGAAACTGCTGCTGGAAGCCACCCTGGAAGCGATTCAGGCGGGCCTCGTGGCGGGCGTGCAGGACATGGGCGCGGCGGGTCTGGTGTCCAGCACCTGTGAAATGGCTTACCGCGCAGGCCTGGGCATCAGCATGAACCTGAATGACGTGCCCACCCGCGAAACGGGCATGGTGCCGATGGAGCTGTGCCTGTCTGAGTCGCAGGAGCGCATGATTCTGGTGCCGGTGCCGGGCAAGGAGCAGGAGCTGTACGACCTGCTCGCCAAGTGGGAACTGGACGTGGTGAATATCGGGCAGGTGGAAGACCACCAGAACTACCGCCTGATTTGGGACGGCGAAGTGGTGTGCGACCTTCCCGTAGACCTGCTGAACGAAGCGCCCAAGTACACCCGCGAAGGTGTAGAAAATCCTGACATTATCGCCAAGCGTGAAATGGACCTCAGCGGCATCCAGATGCCGAACGACCTCGGCGCGGTGCTGACCGACCTGCTCTCGCACCCCACCATTGCCAGCAAGAAGCCGATTTTTGAGCGCTACGACCACCAGGTGATGACGAATACCGTGGTGGTGCCCGGAGCCGCCGACGCTGCGGTGATGCGCGTGCGTGGCACAAGCATCGGCGTAGCCGCCACCAGCGACTGCAACCCCCGTTTTGTGTACCTGAACCCCTACACGGGCGCTGCCGCAGCTGTGGCCGAAGCCGCCCGCAACCTGGCCTGCGTGGGCGCGACTCCGCTGGCGATTACCGACAACCTCAACTTCGGCAACCCGCACGACCTGGGCGTGTACTACCAGCTTCAGCAAGCAGTGCAGGGCATTGCGGATGCCTGCCGCGCCCTGAACACGCCCGTGACTGGCGGCAACGTGAGCCTCTACAACCAGTACGTGGAAGGGGACCAGAAGGTCGCCATTCACCCCACCCCGACCATCGGCATGGTGGGCGTGCTGCCCGACGTGACCAAACATGTGGGCCAGCAGGTGCCCGTCGGCCCGCACAGCCTCTACCTGCTGGGCGAACTGGCCCAGACCATCGGGGCCAGCCAGTACCTGGAAACCGTCCACGGCCTGGAAGCGGGTCAGGTGCCTGCGCTGGACCTGGAGCTGCACCGCAAAGTCATTGACGGCACCCTGGCGCTGATTCGGGAAGGTCTTGCCGCCGCCGCCCACGATGCCAGCGAAGGCGGTCTGAGCGTGGCGCTGGCCGAGATGCTGCTGGGCGGCACCCAGGGCGCCAGCATCACCCTGGACGCCCCCTTGGACACCCGCGCCGACGCGCTGCTGTTCGGGGAAACCCATTCCAGCATCGTGGTGGCCGTGCCGGTGGGTCAGGAAACTGCCGCCGAAGCCCGCCTGGGCGAACTGGACGTGCCCTTCAAGCTGCTGGGCGACGTGAACGAGCAAAGCGGCGAACGCCTCACGGTTGCGCTGCCGCAACATGGACTAAATTTCAGCGTGAGCATTGACGCGATGAAACAGGCCCATAGCGGTGCCTTGCGGGAGATTCTGGCATGATTTTTGACCCCGCTACCGACAAACCCCAAGACGAATGCGGCGTCTTCGGCATCTATTCTCCCCAGCCGCAGGACCTGGCCTGGATGACCTACCTGGGCCTGTTCGCCCTGCAGCACCGTGGCCAGGAGGCGGCCGGGATCTGCGTCAGCAACGGCGAGAAGCTGCACGTGGAAAAGGACCTGGGCCTGGTCACGCAGGTGTTCACGCCCGAGCGGATGGCGTCGTTCAGCCTGCCGGACGCCCGCGTGGGCATCGGGCACGTGCGCTACTCCACCACCGGCTCCAACCTGCGCTTCAACGCCCAGCCGCTGAACACCCGCACCAACAAGGGCATTCTGGGCTTTGCCCACAACGGCAACTTCGTGAACGCCCTGGAAGTCCGCGCCGAGATGCTGGAAGAAGGCGCCCTGTTCCAGACCACCAACGACTCTGAGGTGATGCTGAACCTGATTGCCCGTGAAAGCGGCAAGGACCTGGTCGAGGCGGCGGCCCACGCCATGCAGCGTCTCAAGGGTGGCTACGCCTGCGTGCTGATGAGCCGCACCCAGCTGATCGGTTTCCGCGACCCCAACGGCGTGCGCCCGCTGGTGCTGGGGCAGCGTGAGGACGGGGCTTACGTGCTGGCCTCCGAGCCGTGTGCCCTGTACGCGGTGGGGGCCCGCCTGCTGCGCGACGTGCAGCCCGGCGAGCTGGTCAGCATCGACGAGCAGGGCCTGCACTCGCTGATGGTGGAGCCTGCTCAGCCCACGCCCTGCTCGTTCGAGTGGATTTACTTTGCCCGCAGCGACAGCCAGCTGGACGGGGTAGACGTGCACGAAAGCCGCATTCGCATGGGCGAGCAACTGGCCCGCGAGAAGCCCGTAGAAGCCGACGTGGTGGTGCCTGTGCCCGACTCCGGCATCGGGGCCGCCATCGGCTACGCCCGCGAGAGCGGTATTCCCTTCGACTACGGCCTGTACAAGAACCCCTACGCGGGCCGCACCTTTATCGCGCCCACCCAGGAAGCCCGCGAGCTGAAGGTCAAGATGAAGCTGAGCCCCACCTCCGCCATTCGCGGTAAGCGCGTGGTGCTGGTAGACGACTCCATCGTGCGCGGCACCACCAGCCGCCAAATCGTAAACCTGCTGCGCGAAGCGGGGGCCGCCGAGGTCCACTTCCGCGTGAGCAGCCCGCCCATCACCCACCCGTGCTTTTACGGCATCGACACCGCCGCCCGCAAGGAGCTGGTGGCCTCTACCCACAGCGTGGAAGAAATCCGCGACCTGATTGGGGCCGACACCCTCGCCTTTATCAGCGAAGGCGGCCTGCGTGAAGCTATCGGGGGCCAGGGCCTCTGCGGGGCGTGCTTTACGGGCGACTACCCTGCGGGCGTGCCGCTGCTGAACGACGTGGATAAGCTGGCGCTGGAGGGGTGAGTCTTTCGAAAGACTAATCGTTACCATTGTTGCTATCCTCATGACAATGGTGATATGGCCATTTAGTTTATAACATAATAAAGGAGAAATATATGCTGATGGCTGCTTCCTCACGAGAGCTTATTGGTACGAGTCCCCTCAAAATATTTCTGGAAATCAGAGCCGAACGTAGGGACGCCCCCGATTATTTAGTCGAGAGAATGAATAATATATTTCAAACTGCTATCAAGTTGGCTGATGGTGATGTGATATTGCCCAATGCAGATAAAGAAGCCCTCGATTTAGCCATTTCTATAAAGTCTGACCGTTTCATTTCTTCAACTGTGAGATCACTTGATTCGGCAGGCGAAATAGAGGGTGAGATTGCACGTGAGATGCTTGAACATTTGGGGCTGGGATTTGCTCGCCTTTTCTGATCTCTTACTTCTGCGGAAGAATCTTAAAGCTCTTTTAGAAGTACCTTATTTCAATGCTGGTATTTATGCTTATATAACCGATTTACTAGAAGCAATAGATTACTGCACGGAAAATTTTGGAGATCTGGATCCTAAAGTTGTAAGGGGCGTATCTGATCTAGTTTGGTCTTCCTATACTTATATCTCTAATAGTAATACGAAGGAAATTCCGTATGAGTTGGAGTATCTGTTGCAGTCATCTCTATCAGAGTTTGTAGATTTAGATTCTATTATCATAACTGCTTTTACTAATAACAAGATGATGTTCCACTTTTATAATGCTAATGTTATAAGTGGAATTCAAGAGTTATTACCTCAAATATCACTAAAAAGTGTCGATACGCACATAATTCAGGTTGCAATGCCTAAATTTTATTCTAGAAATGCTATCTACATGATTCCTATGTATCACGAACTTGGGCATTTTATGGATAGGCTTTATAATATAAGTGAAGTAATGCTTTTAAATTCGGATAGCAGTTTAATTGATTATATGAATTTACCTGAAGAATTTAATAACTTAAGCCCTAAACAAAAAATTTACATACTTAAGAATCACCTCGCTGAATATTTTTGCGATACTTTTGCGGCCTGCTTTGTTGGAGAGACTATAACTGACTTTCTAGCCGAAATAGGTGCTTCCGATTATGACTCAGAAACCCATCCAGCAACTTTCAAACGCAAAACACATATAGAAAATTTTCTTTTGGGTATCGATACACCAATCACTCAATCAGTCTCGGATACAGTTGCCCTCATGGGAATGAAGCCATTGGCTCGCTACTTCGAAGAGCCCAATGTATCTACTCCTTTGACTGAAGCTATTACAGTTCAGGCTGCTAACCGTAGAGAAGTTCACGGGTTGCTCGTTTCCTACTGGAAGTATCTCAAAGAAGTTTACAGTACGGTGTCCCTGCATGAATATTCCAAAGAGTTCAACATCAGCAATGATTTAATCGTAAAGTCGATCCGCAATTATTCGATTAGAGAGAAATGGGAAAATGTCAATAGTAACGCATAAAAATCTGTCTGGTGCTATAAATAAAGGCATTGACAGCGTGCTTATTGATCCGTTACTTGATGAATCACAAATCGGTAACATTTCCGTTGATTTAAGGCTTGGATACGACTTTCTTGTATCCATAAAGACCCGTTCATCCTATATATCACTTGATAAACATGGAAATTATAGAAGTACCACATCCTATTTTCAAAATACTAGACGTGATGTAGGTGATGGCTTCTTGGTATATCCAGGACAGTTAGTTCTGACAACGAGTTTAGAATATGTAAAATTACCAGGAAACATCTATGCTGAGATAATAACTCGCAGTAGCTACAACCGTTTGGGCATAAGGCTATCAACTACTTTGCAGCCCGGATTCAGGGGATGTGTACCTATAGAAATTGCTAACGATAGCAATAATCCTGTAGAGCTTATAATTGGTAGTAGGTTAATACAGATGAAACTCTATTCAATCGACGAAGATCTTGATTATGGATCTTCATCTAGAAAATATTATGGGGATACTTCACCAAATTCCTCTAGAGCATCTGAAGATTATGAAATAGCTTTACTCGCTTCAATGAGTAAAAAATCTAAAATTCTATAGTGATATTCAGTATAGTTATCTGAGGAATTTATCTTTTTAATCAATGTCTATATCATTAATTCACCCCTATTAGATTGATTTCTAAATCCTTCTATTACGTAAAGTCACAATCTGTTAGAATGTTTCTGAGTTAAGACGTGAGCGTGACTACCACCCAACCTACCATCGCCTTAGTCAACGGTCAAAAAGATTGGCAAGAAGTCTTTCCAGATGCCAGAGTGCGTCAGTACCGCTCGCAGAAGGCGCAGTGATACGCGCACGGCTCGGAGCTGTAGCTGCTAGATGAACAGGGCTGCACCCGGATGGATGGGATGTTGTGGTGGTTCGGAGCCATTCGCCTGACTGGAACTCCCTGTGTCAATCCTGCCGCGACCCTTCAGCGCGGCTTTGGCTGCCTGTCCATGCTGGCCGCAATGCAGGCGGCGGAGCTGCCGCTGATGCCTCAGAGTGTGGGGTTATTGGTTTCGACCTGCTGGCAGCGCGGTTGATGGCTCAATTGGCTTGAGGTGGGAATCCCTGCATCCAACGCCTCAATTGCCTTCACAACCCCAAATGCATCCTTAGCTTCCCATCCAACTCTGCCATCAAGTCATCCGGCACATGCCCCAGCCGTTTGATGAGGCGGCTGGCGTGGGCCGCCCGCATGGCTTCCACCTGCGCTTTGCTGTCATGGTCCAGACCTGTGCGCTGGTTGGGCAGAATCACGTTGGTTACGTACACGCGCTCCACGTTGCTGGTGAGCGGAACCGTCATCAGCAGGTGTGCCCCGGCGTTGTTGGCATTGTTGCTGACGATGACGCCAGGGTGAACCTGCGCCGCTTCTCCCTCGCGGCCATCGGGGCGGTAATTGATCAGCCAGATGTCGCCGCGCCGGACGAGTTTCAAGGTTGCTCCAGGCCGTCTGCATTGTCAGCGGGGTAGAGTTCTAGCCCTTCAGCCTGTGCAGTGCCCAGGTCGCGGTAGGCGGCCTCCAGCTCACTGGTTTGCAGCGCCCGAACCGCTTCGGCCAGTGCAGCGCTGCGGGTGTCCAGCCCGTGCCGCTTCTGGTAGTCGTCCAAAAAACGGCTCAGTTCCGTGGGCAAAGTCGCACTGATTCGAGTGGCATAACTCATGCTACCTACTATGCCATACTCCCTCCCATGAACTTGCTCCTCATCCGTCATGCCCAGTCTGCCAACAACCTGCTGTACGCCGAAACAGGGAGCAGCGAAGGCCGCCACCCCGACCCACCACTGACCGACCTGGGCCACGCTCAGGCGGCGGCTTTGGCGCAGTTTGCCTGTAGCGACGCCACCTTTGGGCGGGTTACCCACCTCTATTCCAGCCTGATGCGCCGCTCGGTGCAGACGGCGGCTCCGCTGGCGCAGGCGCTGGGGCTGCCCGTGCAGGGGCTGGCGCTGGCGCATGAGGCGGGCGGCATCTTCGGCAAGGACGAGGCGGGCGAGCGGCAGGCGCTGGCGGGTGCGGCGCACGCCGACCTGCTGGCGGACAACCCCGCGCTGCTGTGGCCGCCAGAGCTAGATATGCAGGAGCCTTGGGCGGGTGGCTTCGAGCACTATGCGGACGATGACCGCGTGCTTCAGCAGCGGGCCGCCGCGCTGCTGCGGCAGTTGCGCGGGCACCATGCGCCAGCGGGCGAGGCGGGGGAGACGGTGGCGCTGGTCACGCACGGGCACTTTACCCAGTACCTGCTGCGCGAGGTGACCGGGCATGGCAGCGCCTATTTCCGCGTGTTCAACACGGCCACCACGCTGCTTACCCTGCACGGCCCCGAAACTCCCGCCGAGTGGGGGCCGCTGGTGGTCTGGGTGAACCGCTTCGACCACCTTGCACCCGAGCAGGTGTCGGTGTAGGCGAGCGGTGGGGCAGGAGGGCGCAAGCCTAAGCGTCTGCTCAAGGTGCCGGCGCAGTGCAGGAGCGCATACTCGGAGTCAGAGCCAGACAACCTGCCCCGAAATTCCCTCATAACGGCTCTAGGAGACCCTATGAAACTGAAAGCTTCTGTCCTGATGTACGCCCTGGGCTATGCCTCTATCGCTGCCAGCGCCTACCGCTACCTCACCAATGAAGACAGCGGCGACGAGCGCGACGGCCTGTTTATGGGCCACTGGGCGCCCACCTTCTTCATCCTGGGCAAGGCCGCCGAGGACCGCGAAGTGCGCGGCCACCCCACCTGGTCGCTGGACTGGGAAAGCGGCAAATAACGTTTCCGCCATACCACGCAAATCCCCCGCCAGTGTTGCGGGGGATTTTTTGAGGGCTCTGTAGGATGTGGGGGCCAGAAGGTCAGACCTGAGGTTCGCGGCCCGAGCCGTGCAGCTCCACCGGCTGGCTTTTGCGCAGCCGCATGTTGAACAGCTCCACCGCGATAGAAAAGCCCATGGCGAAGTAGGTGTAGCCCTTGGGAATGTGGAAGCCCAGGCCGTCGGCAATCAGG is a genomic window of Deinococcus proteolyticus MRP containing:
- the dcd gene encoding dCTP deaminase, translating into MSIVTHKNLSGAINKGIDSVLIDPLLDESQIGNISVDLRLGYDFLVSIKTRSSYISLDKHGNYRSTTSYFQNTRRDVGDGFLVYPGQLVLTTSLEYVKLPGNIYAEIITRSSYNRLGIRLSTTLQPGFRGCVPIEIANDSNNPVELIIGSRLIQMKLYSIDEDLDYGSSSRKYYGDTSPNSSRASEDYEIALLASMSKKSKIL
- a CDS encoding TatD family hydrolase, whose product is MIDTHCHLDYLDAPASARGELGLSGMVCIGAGIQHARSAVALAEQFPDVWATVGIHPTGTEDDTPEHRAELERLAEHPRVVGIGESGLDDYWDAGQRPQQLAALEWQLDLAGRTGKPLVIHVRDKRGEDSAHRGLLDVLPHWEHVRLILHCFSGNRDLLAYGLEQGHHFSFAGNVTYKNAPEIQAAAREVPLDRLLLETDAPFLAPVPKRGKPNRPGYVRHTLEFVAALRGLDPAELEAQTTHNAQRVYSLTLPAAGA
- the purQ gene encoding phosphoribosylformylglycinamidine synthase subunit PurQ — translated: MKTAVVQFPGSNCDTDALEAAKLLLDKDAEFVWHTETELPEGTELVFIPGGFSYGDHLRSGAIAARSPIMNAVKAHAEAGGCVLGVCNGFQVLTESGLLPGALSRNRDLHFHCAPVHLVVENADTDFSRAYEKGQVIEIPIAHGEGNFYADAETIGRLETEGRVVFRYKDNPNGSLNDIAGIVNEGGNVLGMMPHPERAVELLLGSEDGRGVFESLKRRK
- the purL gene encoding phosphoribosylformylglycinamidine synthase subunit PurL; translated protein: MTQATLRDQAATFGLSTEEFDILVERIGREPNALEAAIVGAMWSEHCGYKNSRPLFKVFPTEGPQVLQGPGENAGVIDIGEGYGVAFKMESHNHPSAVEPVQGAATGVGGILRDIFAMGARPFAVLDSLRFGDPESPRTRFLLNGVVDGISHYGNAIGVPTVGGETIFHPSYQENPLVNVMALGLLRHEDLAKGTMGEVGNQIIYVGSKTGRDGLGGAVFSSADLSAASQADRPAVQVGDPFMEKLLLEATLEAIQAGLVAGVQDMGAAGLVSSTCEMAYRAGLGISMNLNDVPTRETGMVPMELCLSESQERMILVPVPGKEQELYDLLAKWELDVVNIGQVEDHQNYRLIWDGEVVCDLPVDLLNEAPKYTREGVENPDIIAKREMDLSGIQMPNDLGAVLTDLLSHPTIASKKPIFERYDHQVMTNTVVVPGAADAAVMRVRGTSIGVAATSDCNPRFVYLNPYTGAAAAVAEAARNLACVGATPLAITDNLNFGNPHDLGVYYQLQQAVQGIADACRALNTPVTGGNVSLYNQYVEGDQKVAIHPTPTIGMVGVLPDVTKHVGQQVPVGPHSLYLLGELAQTIGASQYLETVHGLEAGQVPALDLELHRKVIDGTLALIREGLAAAAHDASEGGLSVALAEMLLGGTQGASITLDAPLDTRADALLFGETHSSIVVAVPVGQETAAEARLGELDVPFKLLGDVNEQSGERLTVALPQHGLNFSVSIDAMKQAHSGALREILA
- a CDS encoding type II toxin-antitoxin system PemK/MazF family toxin, with product MKLVRRGDIWLINYRPDGREGEAAQVHPGVIVSNNANNAGAHLLMTVPLTSNVERVYVTNVILPNQRTGLDHDSKAQVEAMRAAHASRLIKRLGHVPDDLMAELDGKLRMHLGL
- a CDS encoding asparaginase translates to MSQSAPARSQRLTAIHTGGTIASRPQGEGGQGVTPQGAPGLPELSGVEVRDLTPFTLPSPHIKPRHMLELARLIEEAAPRSDGIVVTHGTDTLEETAYALHLLVDTPVPVVLTGSMRHQAEASWDGPGNLLDAAGVALDPQTRGRGPLVVFGGDIFDARTVTKVHSTAVDAFGGYPGPIGRIDRLEGHSHVRYFARPEERPVYRPAALSARVEILYAYAGWAGEGFAEALARADGLVIAALGAGNLPAELLPLVAGAQGSGKPIVIATRTDAGAVIPAYGYAGGGATLQAAGAIPASFLNAHKARILLLVLLSLGWSRGQIADAFSAGSL
- a CDS encoding ribbon-helix-helix domain-containing protein, translated to MSYATRISATLPTELSRFLDDYQKRHGLDTRSAALAEAVRALQTSELEAAYRDLGTAQAEGLELYPADNADGLEQP
- the purS gene encoding phosphoribosylformylglycinamidine synthase subunit PurS, which produces MPQYNAKVYVTLKPSILDPQGRTVERALSHLGQSNVSGVRVGKYIELQLTGERGDVEAQLKDMAENVLSNPIMEDVKWEVEEAAQ
- the purF gene encoding amidophosphoribosyltransferase, yielding MIFDPATDKPQDECGVFGIYSPQPQDLAWMTYLGLFALQHRGQEAAGICVSNGEKLHVEKDLGLVTQVFTPERMASFSLPDARVGIGHVRYSTTGSNLRFNAQPLNTRTNKGILGFAHNGNFVNALEVRAEMLEEGALFQTTNDSEVMLNLIARESGKDLVEAAAHAMQRLKGGYACVLMSRTQLIGFRDPNGVRPLVLGQREDGAYVLASEPCALYAVGARLLRDVQPGELVSIDEQGLHSLMVEPAQPTPCSFEWIYFARSDSQLDGVDVHESRIRMGEQLAREKPVEADVVVPVPDSGIGAAIGYARESGIPFDYGLYKNPYAGRTFIAPTQEARELKVKMKLSPTSAIRGKRVVLVDDSIVRGTTSRQIVNLLREAGAAEVHFRVSSPPITHPCFYGIDTAARKELVASTHSVEEIRDLIGADTLAFISEGGLREAIGGQGLCGACFTGDYPAGVPLLNDVDKLALEG
- the purC gene encoding phosphoribosylaminoimidazolesuccinocarboxamide synthase, encoding MNSSAPLYEGKAKKVFATENPAEYIVQYKDDATAFNAQKRGEWAGKGATNNAITAHLFPLLEAAGIPTHFIEQLSDTEQRVKAVTIVPVEVIVRNIAAGSFSKRLGVEEGEKLSRPVVEYCYKSDALGDPLINTDTALALGWASEEDLTRIRELALKVRDFLVPYFEKRGVTLVDFKLEFGKLPGGEIVLADEISPDTCRFWDAQTGEKLDKDRFRRDLGGEAEAYAEMLRRVTSEV